The Salvelinus namaycush isolate Seneca chromosome 31, SaNama_1.0, whole genome shotgun sequence genomic interval tcaatcaactgatcGCCACATCCTACTGCATGCTGTAGGGCTATTAATAAAGTGGTAGCACAATACCATTCAGTGTGTTCATTGtcatagtgacaactgtaaaTAATAATTCAATATACATACAATGAAAAATTATGTTTTTAAATGTAGAAATTCAACAGAACATGCAGTTTAGCCTGCTGTTAATAaacattttgttatttgttacatttgactgtgtgtAAAACCTAGTAGTACTAcctatttctctgagagtgaggtggatatatagcattttgcaaaaaaaacatgattatttgtctctctgaaatgaaaccatcaagtgattaTTAACAAATAAATGTCTGTCATcaaacaaccccatgccatgaaaatataatttatttaattcaataataaaagctaatttaccaacatttctgaaaatggaaatATAGCGTAAGGTAATGGAACTCTTCTTGTGCTGTATGATGCTTCTCGGCCTCCATTGGTCAAATAATTCATTCTGATAAACTGTCGCCCCGAGATGATAACATTTAAATCTGAATTTTAGAACATACATTTTGTTGCACTAAAGCCCAAGTGCCATCAAATGCATTTTATTTCTTGGTCTCATTCTATCTCATAATTTGTTCAGTTTTGCGACACATTTGAAACTTTAGCATGCAGACAACATCACTGTCACATTTTCTTTCATAGAACAAAATCTAGGATGATTGGACTGTCACCATGACATACACATGTGATAACCAATTGTTATCACATGTGTTAAATATGACATATGTTAAACCAGACATTCATCCTATCTTTTGATTAGAGGATGTTTACAAGCTATCACATTACGGATGTTTAGCCCAGAGAAAAGAGCACACATAAGAAATGGATGCACTCCTCAGGAGAAAATCAATGCACCCTTAATAACAGATCGTTAGTGACTCTGTAAGGGGAGCGCTTTTAATGTAAACAGCTCACTCTCACCTAAGGACAAAAACCAATATCACACCAGGCTACATGTACAGATATTGGATCTTCATTTTATCACCCTGTTACAGGAGAACTTTCTGGAAATgttaaacttgtagtgtatttgaggtttaaaaaaggcatctgaagtttgtcatttccacttagaaatttcagacttgattttcccttaagaaaaatatatcaacccctgcaaaaatgtctgaattttaatccacataacaattcacattttctgttgctgcaggattaattTCCTGCTGTAGAAAGCTGGCTCAAAATAAGACCCTACATCTTCATACTGACCGATTGTCATGATCACCATCACTGATTCAACAGTCTGTATCTGCAGTATTTTTTCTACATGTTTTATAACCCGAAGTAGCAGTAGCAGGATATCCAAAGAGacggcacagcatgatcagattCCCTTTTTTGTCTGTGCCTTTGCTTATTTAATGATGTGCGTTCAAAGGGTTAGTATACATGTATGTATTTTGTTTGAACACAGAGTTGTTTCATTCCATAGGGTTTCTAGAGAGCTGACTAAACTTTTTGGAAGTGAACACCATGATTTACTCAGACCCCTTAACCACTCTGTTATGGGTCAACGTGAAGTGGCTAGATTCTAAATAGATACGCCTCTGGATTTGTATACACAATCGCAAGCTCCTGAATGTTAATTTGCTGTGTTTCAGCTTACTTTTATGACATCTCTAGTTTTGCCTCAAGCACTTTGGCGGCTTGTGGGAAGACTCAATTCTGGTCGATtgcagttaaaaacaaattaaaaCCACAATTTTCTACACCATTTCCAACCAGATGGGTTGTTGTCAGACACTTTCAGTAAAAATAttttttcctctctccctctctctctgtccctctctgcagCCTCTGCCATGCGGCGCCGCTGGCTTATGGTGCCTCTGCTCATGCAGGTGTGGCTGGCAGCATCTCCGTCCCTCAGCGAGCGTCCATGCCCCAAGAGCTGTCGCTGCGATGGGAAAATTGTCTACTGTGAGTCCAGCGGTTTTCGCGATGTGCCCAAGAACCTCTCAGGGGGCTGCCAAGGCCTGTCATTACGCTACAACAGTCTGGTCAGTCTCAGAGCTGGACAGTTTGTGGGCCTCAACCAGCTCATCTGGCTCTACTTAGACCACAACTACATTGCCTCTGTAGACGTACTGGCCTTCCAAGGCGTCCGAAGGCTCAAGGAGCTGATCCTGAGCTCAAACAAGATCACAATGCTCCACAATACCACTTTCCACCCTGTACCCAACCTCCGCAACCTGGACCTGTCTTACAACAAACTGGCGTCTCTGCAGCCGGGCCAGTTCCAGGGCCTCCGCAAGCTCCTCAGCCTGCACATGCGCTCCAACTCCTTGAAAAGCATTCCTGTGCGTCTGTTCCAGGACTGCAGAAACCTGGAGTTCCTGGACCTGGGCTACAACCGCCTGCGCAGCATCACACGCAACGCCTTCTCAGGCCTGCTGAAGCTGACCGAGCTGCACCTGGAGCACAACCAGTTCTCCAAGATAAACTTTTCCCACTTCCCACGCCTCTACAACCTGCGGGCGCTATACCTGCAGTGGAACCGCATACGCTCCATGAGCCAGGGCCTCACCTGGACCTGGACCTCCCTGCAGAAGCTGGACCTGTCTGGCAATGATCTGCAAGAGGTGGATGCTACGGTCTACCAATGCCTGCCCAACCTTCAAACACTCAATCTGGATTCCAACAAGCTGACCAACGTGTCCCAGGACACCGTGTCTGCCTGGATCTCTCTGACCACCATCAGCCTGGCGGGGAACGTGTGGGACTGTGGCCCTGTGGTCTGCCCCCTGGTGGTCTGGCTGAGGAACTTCAAGGGGAACAAGGAGAACAACATGATCTGCGCTGCCCCCAAGGAAGCGCAGGGAGAGAAGGTCATGGATGCTGTTGACACCCACAGTGTGTGTCGGGATAACGCAATCACACCCCTCACGGCCAGCGCCCCACCCACACCATCTAATGACCCAGACCAGAC includes:
- the LOC120025549 gene encoding leucine-rich repeat transmembrane neuronal protein 4-like — translated: MTETLQGLEGVAIYMGDVLIYANSEQKHDECLGNMLKVIEETGIKINKDMSSAMRRRWLMVPLLMQVWLAASPSLSERPCPKSCRCDGKIVYCESSGFRDVPKNLSGGCQGLSLRYNSLVSLRAGQFVGLNQLIWLYLDHNYIASVDVLAFQGVRRLKELILSSNKITMLHNTTFHPVPNLRNLDLSYNKLASLQPGQFQGLRKLLSLHMRSNSLKSIPVRLFQDCRNLEFLDLGYNRLRSITRNAFSGLLKLTELHLEHNQFSKINFSHFPRLYNLRALYLQWNRIRSMSQGLTWTWTSLQKLDLSGNDLQEVDATVYQCLPNLQTLNLDSNKLTNVSQDTVSAWISLTTISLAGNVWDCGPVVCPLVVWLRNFKGNKENNMICAAPKEAQGEKVMDAVDTHSVCRDNAITPLTASAPPTPSNDPDQTERRPVYPTPPTQGPTSPAVTSVVAPPPEQFEPVSFHKIVAGSVALFLSVVMILLVIYVSWKRYPSSVKQLQEHSAAARKRRKKARETERTLSSPLQEYYVDYKPTNSEAMDVLVNGTGSCTYTISGSRECEAPHQMGALTYYRYEQPIVDYCQAHQPLRLNMGYEGPPQGLEELGPRERATIQTVALPTVPSATMGVRARPRSPPSILRVPSEGTGGPFPPPERTTTLTFGR